The following proteins are encoded in a genomic region of Bernardetia sp. MNP-M8:
- a CDS encoding IS982 family transposase produces MFDKTIKFDEDHLIGIFYLVDEFCLQAQSYVSSKWVGTKSSSTFTPSPTRVPQLSASEIMTILVYYNYSGYKNFQYYYQRFVCNDLVPYFPKLCSYNRFLELIERVSLPMYVLAKLLCAKSEETGTYFIDSKKIVVSDNRRIHSHKVFKDIAKRGKGSMGWFFGFKLHLVINHLGEVMAFEITAANKADNNHNLLKNLLKNLKGNCFGDKGYLTKLWEQLYEKGLKMITKTKKNMKNQLITLKEKYTLRKRAIIESVNDILISVFDVEHSRHRKPINAFTHMAATIVAYHFYPEKPRIFVPK; encoded by the coding sequence ATGTTTGACAAAACTATAAAATTCGACGAAGACCACCTAATCGGTATTTTTTATTTAGTAGATGAGTTCTGTTTACAAGCTCAATCTTATGTATCTAGTAAATGGGTGGGAACAAAAAGCAGTTCCACTTTCACCCCTTCTCCTACTCGTGTTCCCCAGTTATCAGCTAGTGAAATAATGACTATTTTAGTATATTATAATTACTCAGGTTATAAGAATTTTCAATACTATTATCAACGTTTTGTGTGTAACGATTTAGTCCCTTATTTTCCTAAACTTTGCTCCTATAACCGATTTTTAGAATTAATAGAAAGGGTAAGTTTACCTATGTATGTACTCGCCAAACTCCTGTGTGCTAAAAGTGAAGAAACAGGTACTTACTTCATTGATTCTAAGAAAATAGTTGTTTCTGATAATCGTCGTATTCACTCTCATAAAGTGTTCAAAGACATTGCAAAACGAGGAAAAGGGTCAATGGGGTGGTTTTTTGGATTTAAACTTCACTTAGTCATCAATCATTTAGGAGAGGTAATGGCTTTTGAAATTACAGCAGCAAATAAGGCTGATAATAACCACAATCTACTCAAAAATTTATTGAAAAATTTGAAAGGAAATTGCTTTGGTGATAAAGGATATTTGACAAAACTTTGGGAACAACTCTATGAAAAGGGACTTAAAATGATAACTAAAACAAAAAAAAATATGAAGAATCAACTCATCACATTGAAAGAAAAATACACACTTAGAAAAAGAGCCATTATTGAATCTGTAAATGATATTTTAATTTCCGTTTTTGACGTAGAACATTCTAGACATAGGAAGCCTATAAACGCATTTACGCATATGGCAGCTACAATAGTAGCTTATCATTTCTACCCAGAAAAACCTAGAATATTTGTACCTAAATAA